In Streptomyces sp. NBC_00448, the following are encoded in one genomic region:
- a CDS encoding ABC transporter ATP-binding protein, which yields MPSQPPQPGSAAAVELRGITKRFPGVVANHDIDITVRGGTVHALVGENGAGKSTLMKILYGMQKPDEGTIAINGEQVSFGDPGAAIARGIGMVHQHFMLADNLTVLENIVLGSEKLHGIAGRAKAKITEISDAYGLGVRPDVLVEDLGVADRQRVEILKVLYRGARILILDEPTAVLVPQEVDALFENLRGLKSQGLTVIFISHKLGEVLSVADEITVIRRGTTVGSADPAHTTAKQLAELMVGSELPSPETRESTVTDEAMLSVAGLRLAAVDPEGVERILLDDVGFTIHKGEVLGIAGVEGNGQAELVEAIMGIRALDAGSLVLDGRDITTVPTRRRREDGIGYIPEDRHRHGLLLEAPLWENRILGHVTEQPNSRGFLIDPAAARRDTERIVREYDVRTPGIEVTAASLSGGNQQKLIVGREMSHLPKLLIAAHPTRGVDVGAQAQIWDQIREARREGLAVLLISADLDELIGLSDTLRVMYRGRLVADADPSTITPEQLGSAMTGAASGHLERQTGDAGPAGAAEPAGGEDR from the coding sequence ATCCCGTCGCAGCCGCCGCAACCCGGCAGCGCGGCCGCGGTCGAGCTGCGCGGCATCACCAAGCGCTTCCCCGGGGTCGTCGCCAACCACGACATCGACATCACCGTGCGCGGCGGCACCGTGCATGCCCTCGTGGGCGAGAACGGCGCCGGCAAGTCCACCCTGATGAAGATCCTCTACGGCATGCAGAAGCCGGACGAGGGCACCATCGCGATCAACGGCGAGCAGGTCTCCTTCGGCGACCCGGGCGCCGCGATCGCCCGCGGCATCGGCATGGTGCACCAGCACTTCATGCTCGCCGACAACCTGACCGTGCTGGAGAACATCGTGCTGGGCAGCGAGAAGCTGCACGGCATAGCCGGCCGGGCCAAGGCGAAGATCACCGAGATATCCGACGCGTACGGCCTGGGGGTGCGGCCCGACGTCCTCGTGGAGGACCTGGGCGTGGCCGACCGCCAGCGGGTGGAGATCCTCAAGGTCCTCTACCGCGGCGCCCGCATCCTCATCCTCGACGAGCCCACCGCGGTCCTGGTGCCGCAGGAGGTCGACGCGCTCTTCGAGAACCTGCGCGGGCTGAAGTCCCAGGGCCTGACGGTCATCTTCATCTCGCACAAGCTCGGCGAGGTGCTCTCGGTCGCCGACGAGATCACCGTCATCCGGCGCGGCACCACCGTCGGCAGCGCCGACCCCGCGCACACCACCGCCAAGCAGCTCGCCGAGCTGATGGTCGGCAGCGAACTGCCCTCGCCGGAGACGCGCGAGTCCACCGTCACCGACGAGGCGATGCTCAGCGTCGCCGGCCTGCGGCTGGCCGCGGTCGACCCGGAGGGCGTCGAGCGCATCCTGCTGGACGACGTCGGGTTCACCATCCACAAGGGCGAAGTGCTCGGCATCGCGGGCGTGGAGGGCAACGGCCAGGCCGAACTGGTCGAGGCGATCATGGGCATCCGCGCGCTGGACGCCGGTTCGCTCGTGCTGGACGGCCGGGACATCACCACCGTGCCGACCCGGCGCCGCCGCGAGGACGGCATCGGCTACATCCCCGAGGACCGGCACCGGCACGGCCTGCTGCTGGAAGCGCCGCTGTGGGAGAACCGCATCCTCGGCCACGTCACCGAGCAGCCCAACAGCCGGGGCTTCCTGATCGACCCGGCCGCCGCCCGCCGCGACACCGAGCGGATCGTCCGCGAGTACGACGTGCGCACCCCCGGTATCGAGGTCACCGCGGCCTCGCTGTCCGGCGGCAACCAGCAGAAGCTGATCGTCGGCCGCGAGATGAGCCACCTGCCGAAGCTGCTGATCGCCGCGCACCCGACCCGGGGCGTGGACGTCGGCGCGCAGGCGCAGATCTGGGACCAGATCCGCGAGGCCCGCCGCGAGGGCCTGGCGGTCCTGCTGATCTCCGCGGACCTGGACGAGCTGATCGGCCTGTCCGACACGCTGCGGGTGATGT